ttttattcttaagaaTTATGTAAGACTTTAGTGAATGCATTATACGAAGTTTCAAgatcaaatattaattgtcGCACTTGCGACTCTGACAATTCATCAGAAGCAGACATATTGTTCAACGTCTGTAACCAATCAGCGACTCTCTGTCTTCCGTCAAAATCACTCGGTAAAATACTCAAGCGATTCATCGTATCGACAAGATCACGCAGCTCAGGATGGAGTTCATCCATAGCTTTGATATCCAAGCGCAATTTATCCATCAGAGTTATAAATAGAGAAACAATATCAGCGATACATTTTGATGTGTTTCCCTTGTCATCTTTTATTGTAATCGGTCTGTCTTCTTTTATTCTCTCAAGAGCTGCTGGGCAATCAAGTCGATATGTTTTTGCGAAGACATCTATTGTTGGAAACTGATCACTTTGCACCTGTAAATTTAAGTAGTTAATTTTGTtgactttttaaaaactaGACGAGGATGTTAACAGGAGtaactattgttatttttatttatttttgttttatatgccaaatatttgtattaactaaaactttttgatttttagttcgCCTGATAAAGCTGAAATGAATCAGTAAACCATTGCAATTCTTATAATCTAACATCTTTATTTATTGTCCAAATTCTCAAgattaagttatttaaaatattttgaatatggACGAGAACTTAAATATTagttaatattgttttttgtactgaataaatttgtataatgtcatttattgattttattaattaaaactaacaACCTGCTACGTGATTGTTAATTTTAGGGGACTTAGTTTCTGttgacaaaataaataacttgagCTCTGTCGTGAGATACCTAAAGCTCATAATCAAACTGAACatagggtaaaagacccagttactgacactggcctagttgttaGACACTTGtaattctattttaattaaaaaaataaaatattctcaaaaaaacaatcatctaaaaatttataattcacaaattgtatttataaatttattggagtttgcttttttttttaattaaaataaaattgcaagtgttaATAACTGGGACTTTTACCTTGTAAGTATATAATTAAGTAgctcaaatataaaaaaaaatttttttttaattaaattcaaaaatctttttaaaattattcatccaaaatttacattaaaatattaattttatcttaattgAAAGCTACTAAATCAATAATTAGCTTCTACCCTTATCTAATCTAAGACATTTCTTATAATACTTTAATCAGCAagcatttgattattttattttttgttattaagaaaataaattagtccAAAATTGCATTGAcgatttttcgaattttctacatctaatttttttaattttctttataatgtattttaattgaaaaaaaaaaaaaatcatcaagtaTCTGTTACTTTCAGAGTATTCTCTACTTTTAAATTAAGCTCTATGTTTAAATTAAGGtctactattttattaattaattcctGTACCTGTTTAAAAGCAGCTCGATATTGCACCAGGAGTTTACTGCAAGCTGCTGTATATTCTTTGGGAGTGACACAATCACGAATGTAAGCTTTTTCCAAGTTCTGTAAAGTGTTGACAACTGCATACAAGTCAGCTTGATTGTCATACTTTTCTCTTTCTCTTgcatttttgtataatttaacTTCTTCATTAAGTTCTGGACGATCTTGTGCTATCGACATTGTTCCTAAAAACTGGCaagttttgatttatttttaaaaaatggcaagttaatcaattaatacacaagtaaacattattttttattttgaaataaattacagtcgagctaattattattaatgattaatattttaaagaacttaaaaaaaatataattaaaataaaaaataaaggttATGATAATTACCCAgtacagaaaaataatatatactttttattacttaCTTTTTAGAAGcaattacagtttttaaaattaataaaaaatatcttatgtAGTTTATAACTTATTAACACTAAACAATTGATTTGTTTTGTAGGTTTAGAACGTAATTCACTTGTGTCAGCTGTCAGCTGATTTAGACACATATGAGTCATGTCATATGTATGTGTTTAGTTTGATTGGAATCACGAAAATTCGCCTTACTGGCTGATGCGCGAACGCGCTCGCTTTGACCGACATTaattcaaatgaaaattatttattataataaagagccgacatttttgattttttgattttgcttaatttattaaattagaactaaaaaatatttttaaaaaattgaacttatagtttttggacttttttacaaatgaaaaattttttttcaatttttttaataaaaaaaattataaaagtttttagatgtcggctaactttattttcataaattatttttgtcacaaaaatgtaaaataaactcaaaaatataaaacaataattatataaataaataaataaatacaattttttaacttacttCTGCCAAAAATACTTGTCAAATCCAATTGTTGATcactaaaaacaaaataaaaattttatgaacacaaactttgttttattaaattatttatcactcTTAAAACTCAATATTTGAcactatttatattatttattttatattaacactgaaatgtaattaaaaactgtcattatttaataattcacaagatttGTTAAGTTTTAACATCACTTTCACTCGAAACTCGCAACTGATCTGAAGCCAGCATCCAACTTGAGCGCAATTCGCAATGACCAATGAAAATCTCGATTTTCGCGCATGCgcagaaacatttttttaaatttctggcgccaatttttaaaaaatacaattttgatctaagaataataaataaatgaataaataataaaaaattataataattataaataaattttaatactttttaattaataaatatatttcaacatattttacaaacttattattaaatatttacatgtttttattaactaaatttaattaaaataattatcatgatAATTTCTTATAAGAAACTAAtattttcctaaaattttgtaattaattttaaacaaaatttatgtaaaataacaaattaaaagtgaaatataaaaattttttagttttacaaaatcaacaatataaaaatatctaatttataaaattaacagtttaaaataattaattttggaataaatattgcataaaattaattttcgaacttttaaatttatcttcaCAACTTTCAGATAGTTTCTTCTCCTTTAAACAAGGACACTTAAATTCTTTTACAAGTTTCATTTTACTCCCTAAATTTTCATGATTAGTTACATTAGAGTCCACAgtgacaataaaataaaaaatatttaaaaaaacctcATTTGGGTCAACAATATCCCACGGTGGGtatactttaataatatttttatcctcaaaattaattttaccaaCTATCTCTGGAACTAGCAGCAGTTTAATCGAActtgacaaatttttattattactatcaatAGTCGCACTTTTATCTAATAAGGAATTTTCTCTAACAGATCTACCAATTAAATCATTATCATCTTTAATAATCCGTCCATCAATAATGTACCTGCTGTACCGCCAGGTGCATTCATTTATCTGAACAGTAACACACGGCGAATTGGTCTTCAGATGATCTTGAGACATCTGGTGCCGCCAAATTCGTATTGAAGATATCTTCCTTGAAACAAGAGTTTGCAATCTTTCAACCAGCGATcctctggaaaaaaaaaaaatatcacaattaatattaaatattttttaaagcaatactaaagttagttgattatcaattttttttattcttataaaaaataaactagcagccttgcagtcactctatgtgactgccgtgacttgtgagctataaaaaattaaaattttgctatattaaataattacttttgttaaattgcactgtactttcttgattattgacgtttttaaagatataagctcatcccgatgttacactcatcaaaagcttttatttgagtacccacatgcattttcatatatttttcatatatacatatatataaatatataaaatatatgaaaaattgatgtgggtactcaactgaaaggtcttgacgagtgtaacatcgggatgagcttatttgtttaaaaatgtaaatagttcacaagatacaaggtcagttcttaattattaacattttttaacatataaactcatcccgatgttacactcatcaagagctttcatttaagtacccacatgcattttcatataaacatatatatataaatatgtaaaatatatgaaaaattgatgtgggtactcaaatgaaaggtcttgatgagtgtaacatcgggatgagcttatatcttcaaaaatatcattagttgacaagatagcaaggtcagttcttaattattaacattttttaagatataaactcatcccgatgttacactcatcaagagctttcatttaagtatccacatacattttcatatatttttcatatatacatttatatataaatatataaaatatatgaaaaattgatgtgggtactcaaatgaaaggtcttgatgagtgtaacatcgggatgagcttatatcttcaaaaatatcattagttgacaagatagcaaggtcagttcttaattattaacattttttaagatataaactcatcccgatgttacactcatcaagagctttcatttaagtacccacatgcattttcatatatttttcatttatacatatatataaatatataaaatatatgaaaaattgatgtgggtactcaaatgaaaggtcttgacgagtgtaacatcgggatgagcttatttgtttaaaaatgtaaatagttcacaagatacaaggtcatttcttaattatgtatctagagatagagcattttcaaatgcagaatttaaaaattaaaaagaaatactttttaggtttcttcttcttctttttcttaatAACAGTTCTGACAAAAGTATCACGTTCTATCCTAGAGGATTGTCTGGAAGGTGGCGAGTCACTGATGCTAATAATATTATCCAGGTCTGTCGAGTTGGCTTGAACCTCCGGAGGAGGTGTAAGATAATCCTGAGAGATCTTCTGAGAAGACATGTGGCTCATTTCTTCAACAAGctcattttcaataattttacaatttatttttacaatttttgtctCCTGCAAGTCACTAGTCTCCTCAATACTGAGCACTTCCTTGGCGCTGTCAGCATTGGTAACCGACTGAGAAGTAAATTCGCTGATCACCAGCTCATTTTCAGACACATGACTGACCTGACTATCTTCTTCATCgattgaaacttttttataccGTTCATCTTCAGATTTTTCATCACAGTCAATATTATTAGCAACAACTGTGCGATCGGCATTTTCAAcctctgaaaaaaaagtttcatcaGAGTCAATAGTGTGATTAAGCGACCGGCACGAGTGAGAATGCTCTGATTGGATTTCATCAATATCAACCAGAGACCCGTCTAAATCTCCAACGAGATCACTGATTGTTTTATTGCTGTCACTGAGAATAGTCAGGTCTAAATTTGGCAAGTTCTCTTCGCAAACCACGCTGGTGTCAGACTCATCAATGTTGATGCACTCTTGAGTAATTCTAGGCGAGGAAATCGACTGGATTTCTTCAACCTgcagtatgaaaattaatgtagcacatatttaataattttaaaaattttataacaaataaattattgcaaaaaaaataagaaaaaaaaattgacatctaaaaattaaaaaaaaataaaaaatccaattttttaaaaatattttttgaaacaaatctttctgttaaaaaaaattaacaaatggTTAAgtaactgctaactttaatgtcatttaatgTAGCacatgtttaataattaaaaaaattttataagaaataaattatggtaaaaaaaataagaaaaaaaaattgacataaaaatttaaaaaaaataaaaaatgcaattttttaaaaataattttttggaaaaaatatatttgtttaaaaaaaaattcaaaaatggttAAGTAACTGCttactttaatgtcatttaatgTAGCacatgtttaataattaaaaaaattttataacaaataaattatggcaaaaaaaattgacataaaaatttttaaaaaataaaaaatgcaatttttaaaaaatattttttggaacaaatctttttgttaaataaaataaaaaaattgtcaagtgatagctaactttaatgtcataccTGCGGCGAATTGCAGTCACTGTGAACAGACTCCAGGAATAATGATGAAGGAGCTGGAGAATTAAGCTCCATAATCTCCAAAGGACTGTCATCAGCTGGGTTGACAGAAATCGGCGACAAGCAAGATTCaatgtttaaattttcttcatattgATCAACAATATTCTTCTTGTGTTTGGAGACTTTTTTCGGagatgatttattaataatctgGTTTTCTTTGGCTTTATTCTTCACTGGTGAGTAATTCAGTCTAATTTGAGCGTTAAGTTTCTCACTATTACTATCATTGGACTTGAATCGTTTCAGCTGATTGCAATCTTTCAGCGGCGACCGCTGGTTCTTCTTGGAGCTTCTTATTAATTGAGGCGGCGACTCGTAGACGATTGACGAAGACACCGAGGAAGGCGAGGAGCAGTTTGAAgtggttaaattatttttttggacaCTTTTGTGAGCTTGCAGCCACTGCTCTATGTACTTAGTTCTGTCAATAATCACCCGGGATTTTATTCTAAGCTCCTCCCGGCGACGTTTGTCAGGATTGGTCAATGCAGAAATACCTGGTCTGTCACCGGAGTTTATTTCTGCTATTCTGGGGTGTCTTTTCCTCGGAGAAGCCTGCTGGAAAGCGCACTTTCCTTGTAAGTCTGATAAAGAAGCTGTCAGTGGCTGGAGTTGATACATTTTTTGGAGTTCTGGatccattttttcttttatttattaattgttgtaaattaaaattaatttagatgaaaattaatttagctgaagtttaacaattttttaaaatttttctaacaaataaattgtggaaaaaaaaattgacatttagaatttttaaagaattaaatatcctattttttaacaataatttttatgagaaTTAAGttagacatttaaaaaattttttttttattgaaaaaattattacaaaaaaatttttaataaatgtcacttgtaaaaaacttgaaaaactgtaagtgaaattttttaaaaatatttttttgtttcaatttgattattaaaaaaaaattgaataattaaaaacgtcggctaactttagtatcataaaattttttagaattaatttaattattaaataaaaataaaaattggtcaagtgacagctaactttaatgtcatttaatttagcagatatttgataattaaaaattttttttaacaaataaattacagcaaaaaaatgagaaaaaaaaattgacatttagaaattttaaatatttaaaaatgtaattatattttaaataatctttttgttaaataaaattaaaaatagtcagcTGACTGCTAACTTAAGTGtaatttgttgtaaatatttgttgTTAACATTTGACAGGTTGGTTatgttggaaaaaattaatttttttgacacaaacttcttcttttattaaaaactaattaaaagttaattttaaaaattattatattgttaattattgcaTTTTAACactttatttacaattttataattttgtgaGACTGTAAACagtataaaaatgtaaacactGACCACAGTGACACTGTAGGACTTATTTGCAGATTAAACTGGCCGCCATTTTGAATCGCCATGTTGGCGCAATAAGCGCGCgagtttttgaatttaaaaatttttataaacttattttattaaaaaaatgtttatataaatttgcgaaaataattatcactgttaaaaaatgtaaatactttctatttaaaaaaaaaaaattcattaaacatttgataatactaaagttaaccgacgattttaattttttgattttttttttaatgattaaattagaacgaaaaaaatttttaaaaaattgcacttacagtttttaaagttttttacaggtgaaaatttttttttatttttttgtaatcattttttcaataaaaaaaaaatctaaaaatttttaaatgtcggctaacttaattttcataaacatTTGCAGTAAACGCGCTATAagcaaaattaaaagttattttcttagaaaagtctaaaaaaatacaattaaaaaaaccttaaataatttttttgttttttattgtaacgttctaaaaaatttggttttttcaattaaacgatttttattatttattctccAGGTTGGCTTCATTAGGATGTAAAATTATGGACGTCGGAGTCCAGCTCTCACGATGTTTAGGCTGGAGCCCGGCGACTCTCTAATCAGAAGCGATTTCCGTTACTTCGCTGACAATGAATTTTATTCATCACCAGCGAACAGAGTTGAAAATATTGAgtactttttttaatgcatTCGTTCTTCATTACTAAGTATTACTtgaattagtaattaaaaaaaagaaaaataaaaaatatatcttatttTTACTTAGAATTCTTGCCATTATTAAgtataacattattttttatttagtaacaaataaaatactagtaactttttatttttattttacgaatTTACCAATATCAAATATTACTGGCCTGAATAATTAAggaaaacaaatattaaaaaaatgctttcatAATACTTGACCTcagtacactgataaaaaaaatgacttgactcaagagccaaactcttgaaccaagaataccattttgaagaaaatgattttcttgagtcaagataataaattcttgtgtcaagaaattattcttgttctaagaaaattttcttgtttcaagaatttattctcttgactcaagaaaacaattttctttaaaatggtattcttggttcaagattttggctcttgagtcaagataatttttttatcagtgtagccgttatcgaaatttattttaattcaatttatttttttttagaactcCATACTCGaatgtacataaaaaaatttaccgccTCAAAAGGTTcacaaaagttttttaatatcatgaGAAAAACCTCTTCTATTATGTCAATTAATAGTtttactagcaacctgcagtcactatgtgactaccgAAAATTgcgaattaaaaataagtgaaattatgctttattaaataatgacatattaaattgcactgtactttcttaactattgacatttttagatatataaactcatctcgatgatacactcattaagagccttcatttaagtacccacatgcatttttgatatattttacatatatatatatatatatatatatatatatatatataaataaatgatgtgggtactcaaatgaaaggtctcgataagtgtaatggggtgagcttatatccttgaaaatgtcaatatttcacaggatatttgttaaattacactgtacttttttaactattgacatttttatagatataagctcgttatgatgttacactcatcaagagctttcatttgagtacccacatgcattttgatatatttttcatatatacatatatataatatatataaatatatgaaaaattgatgtgagtactcaaatgaaaggtctcgatgagtgtaatatcgggatgagcttatatctttaaaaaagtcaatagttcacaagatacaacgtcatttcttaattatttttattaattaaattgcactgtattttcttaactattgacatttttatagatataagctcattataatgttacactcatcaagagctttcatttgagtgcccatatgcattttgatatatttttcatatatacatatatataatacatataaatatatgaaaaaatgatgtgggtacttaaatgaaaggtattagtgagtgtaacatcgggatgagcttatatctttaaaggtgtcaatagttcacaagatacaccgtcatttcttaattatgcagCTTGagctagagcattttcgaGTCCAGCCTCAATACTTATTAATAGAAATCAACTATCGTTGAGAATGacatgaaaccttgaaaaggcacaaattccgGATACAAAATTGTTCTTCTCTAttcataatatatattatagtaTAAGAATCTTCCTATACTTTTTTAAGAATAGTTTCGATAATAATGTATAAACTATTCACACAAACTTATTGGAACTATTCCATTCTtttatgggaatagttcctaTATTATGAtggataaaaatgaaaaatattaatacgtTATCGAAATGttaaatagaattattaattataatttcattaaagtaatttgatcatcgagtattttttatttgtatttccTATCACATCATtaaattgaaactttttatttttactttaaatttgtTTCAGTATTAAAtaccgattatttttatttttgggtaatttcaaatacaattaaattttttattcttactgCAAATAaacttcaaataaaaaata
This genomic interval from Cotesia glomerata isolate CgM1 linkage group LG1, MPM_Cglom_v2.3, whole genome shotgun sequence contains the following:
- the LOC123274525 gene encoding uncharacterized protein LOC123274525, with protein sequence MDPELQKMYQLQPLTASLSDLQGKCAFQQASPRKRHPRIAEINSGDRPGISALTNPDKRRREELRIKSRVIIDRTKYIEQWLQAHKSVQKNNLTTSNCSSPSSVSSSIVYESPPQLIRSSKKNQRSPLKDCNQLKRFKSNDSNSEKLNAQIRLNYSPVKNKAKENQIINKSSPKKVSKHKKNIVDQYEENLNIESCLSPISVNPADDSPLEIMELNSPAPSSLFLESVHSDCNSPQVEEIQSISSPRITQECINIDESDTSVVCEENLPNLDLTILSDSNKTISDLVGDLDGSLVDIDEIQSEHSHSCRSLNHTIDSDETFFSEVENADRTVVANNIDCDEKSEDERYKKVSIDEEDSQVSHVSENELVISEFTSQSVTNADSAKEVLSIEETSDLQETKIVKINCKIIENELVEEMSHMSSQKISQDYLTPPPEVQANSTDLDNIISISDSPPSRQSSRIERDTFVRTVIKKKKKKKPKKGSLVERLQTLVSRKISSIRIWRHQMSQDHLKTNSPCVTVQINECTWRYSRYIIDGRIIKDDNDLIGRSVRENSLLDKSATIDSNNKNLSSSIKLLLVPEIVGKINFEDKNIIKVYPPWDIVDPNEVFLNIFYFIVTVDSNVTNHENLGSKMKLVKEFKCPCLKEKKLSESCEDKFKSSKINFMQYLFLGTMSIAQDRPELNEEVKLYKNAREREKYDNQADLYAVVNTLQNLEKAYIRDCVTPKEYTAACSKLLVQYRAAFKQVQSDQFPTIDVFAKTYRLDCPAALERIKEDRPITIKDDKGNTSKCIADIVSLFITLMDKLRLDIKAMDELHPELRDLVDTMNRLSILPSDFDGRQRVADWLQTLNNMSASDELSESQVRQLIFDLETSYNAFTKVLHNS